The DNA region CGAGAGTGGGTATGAACGACTCCACCAACTTCAGGGAAGGCTTTGTAAATCTCTAAATGAGTAGCAGTATCTGATGAAGGTTTATAGTCTCCTTCAATCTTATTACCTTCAAGGTCCACTACAACCATCATATCAGCTGTCATCCCGTCATACTCTACTCCACTAGGCTTAATAACTACATAGCCCGTTTCACGATCAATGCCGCTTACATTTCCCCATGTATAGAGTACAAGACATTGTTTAACAAGTTCTAAATTAGCTTCTAATACTTCTTGCTTTAGTTGCTCTAGCATCTAGAGTTCCCCCTAAACATTAAAATATATTGTAATTATATATGGATTGATTATTGTACCTCTTCTTTTATTTTCTTTAAGGTTTTCATAACATTGTTTTCACCACGACCAAAGTAGTCATGTAATTTAGCATACTCTGCAAAAAGTTGGTCGTATACTTTGACGTTCTCTTCTACTGGGCTAAATACTTCATCTTTTAAATGAGCCATATGCTCAGCAGCTTCAACGATTGTATCATAACCACCTGGCTCTGAACCTGCTACTACTGCACCGAACATGGCTGAACCTAATGCAGGTGTTTGCTTAGATGCAGAAATCTTAATATACATATTGGTTACATCAGCATAGATTTGCATAAGCATTTTGTTTTTCTCTGGTAGTCCACCACAGGCATATAGCTCATTAACTGGTACACCATTTTCTCTAAATGTTTCAATAATCATACGTTGTCCAAAGGCTGTTGCTTCAATTAAAGCTCTATAGAGTTCTTCTGGTTTTGTTTGTAAGTTCATACCAAGGAACATACCTGTAAGATTAGTATCAACTAAACAAGAACGGTTACCATTCCACCAATCTAATGCAAGGATTCCATTTTCACCTGGTTTAAGCTTGCTTGCCTTTTCTTCTAAGAGTACATGAATGTTGATGCCTCTTTCTTTTGCTTCATTCTCATACGATTCTGGAATACAATTGGTTACAAACCATTCGTAGATATCTCCTACCGCAGATTGTCCCGCTTCATAAGCATAGAATCCTGGTACTGCACCATCTTCAACAACACCACACATACCTGGTACTATTTTCTCTTCATTACCAAGAAGGATATTACATACAGATGTCCCCATGATCATAAGTAGTTTACCTGCATTTGTTACCTTAACAGCTGGTGCTGCTACATGAGCATCTACATTTCCAACAGAGATAGCGATACCCGGTTTAAGTCCCATGACTTTTGCCATCTCTTCAGTTAACTCCCCTGCTTTGCTACCAATAGACAGGATTGGAGCATTGAACTTCTCTTCCACTAAATTCTCCATACGAGGATCTAATGCCTTGAAGAAGTCCTTACTTGGGAATCCTTTTTGCTTGTGCCAAATTGCCTTATAGCCTGCTGTACAACTGTTACGAACATCTTTGCCTGTCATTTGCATGGTAATCCAATCCGCTGCTTCCATAAAGGTATGCGCTTCATCATAGATTTCAGGAGCTTCATCAAGGATTTGCCAGATCTTTGGAATCATCCATTCTGAAGATATCTTACCACCGTAACGTGCTAAAAACTCTTCGCCACGCTCACCAGCTCTAGCATTTAGTTGGTCTGCTTCATTTTGAGCAGCATGGTGTTTCCATAGTTTACACCAAGCATGTGGATTATTTTTATGCTCATCGTATTGGCAAAGTACTTTACCTTCTTTTGATACTGGCATCATGGTACATGCTGTGAAGTCAACACCAATGCCAATAATATCATCTACACTTACACCTGATTCTTTTACTGCCTCAGGTACAGCAGTTTGAAGAACATAGACATAATCATCTGGGTTTTCTAATGCCCAGTCATGGTCTAGTTTGATATCTGTACGTGGTAATTTCTCATCAATAACACAATCAGGGTAAGGGGTTACAGCCTCCCCTAATGTTTGACCTGTAGTAATATCTACAACAATAGCTCTTCCTGATTGTGTACCATAGTCAATACCAATTGTATATTTCTTATCCATCATGAACCCTCCAAGAGATAATTTCACTCCATACATATACGTATGTTTTTATCTATATATTAATTCTTGTCCGTACAAGTATTGTAACATCAATTTTTAGGCTTGTAAAGTTAAAAACTTTCCTACATTAAAATAACGAGCTCTCCATAAAGAGAACTCGTTATTTTTACTATTACTTAATATTCTTAGCTGATTCACGATAAATGATATCTGTCTTCAATACTTCTTGTTTTATTAATTTTTTATTTTGTAGCATTTCTAGTATTGATTTAGCAGCCTCTTTTCCTATTTTCCCTTTAGGATGAGCTACGGTAGTTAAATTAGCCATTCTAGCCATTCTAGAATTATCAAAACTTACCACCGACAGATCTTCTGGTACTTCTATGCCTTTTTCATTCAGTCGATCAATTGCTTTAATGGCTATCTGATCATTATAGCAAACTAAACCCGTCATTCCCTCTACACGTTGAAAAAAGTTATCTTTATAATATTGACTACTTAAAAAATTCTTTTGGTCTTCAGTTGTATACCATAGTATTGAACCTTCTTGAATTGGGATATCTAATTCACGATGTGCTTTCAAAAATCCTTGATAACGCAGATGCCCTTGCATATCATCGCTTTTAAAAATACCTCCTATTCTCGTATGCCCTAGTTCAATTAAATGCTTCGTTACTTCATATCCACCACTTACATCATCTTCTACTATGTAGGAAGATGATAAGTTGGAGTAATACCCATGGATGAATAGGATTGGTACTCCTTTTTTCCTTAGCTCATCATAGAGTTCAATATTAGGATTAGGAAGTGCACTTTTAGTAGGCTCAACAATTAAAGCACTTATATCGTTATCAAGCATATTCAGAATACACTGGCGTTCTTTCTCTATTTGATTATTGGTATTACCCAAGATAATACTGTACCCTTCATCAGCAAGTACTTTATCTATTCCCTCAATTATTTCTGGAAATATGTAGTCTTTGATATATGTCGTAATAACGCCAACAAGTTGCTTAGGTCTTTGGGATACTCCATTTCCTTTAGTAAAACGATCGGATACAAACGTGCCTTTCCCTTGGGCTGTATATAGCCATCCTTCAACAACGAGATCACCAATAGCTTTACGTACCGTATGTCGACTAACATTAAACTTCTTTGTGAGTTCATATTCTGATGGCATACGATCATGCTCTTTCAATTGTCCACTTCTTATATATTCCTTTATATATTCTGTTACTTGAATATATTTAGGTTGATTAGATACATTCATGTTACACCTCATTATTCTAATAGAGTCAACCTCAAATAATCAATTTCCTGAACTTGTATGTCTTATTTTAGCATAGCATATAAACTTGTGCGTGTAAATATTATGCGCCACTAAATCAATGATACTATTCTTAACATGCTTTTCACTATTATGTGCTAGATCTACGACTCTTTTATCAAAGAGTATAAGTCAATAGATCTACTTTCTATACATAACTCCGTTAAAAACCTGTTGCTATTCACTACGAGTTAAGATATAATGTAAATAAATTTGTATGTACAAGTTAATTATAATTTTATACATGTACTAATATTATTGTAATTATAACTTCATTAGGAGGTAATCAATATGAATAAAAGCTTTTGGTTTATAACCGGTAGCCAACATTTATACGGTGAAGAGATATTACGACAAGTAGCTAATCACTCTCAAGCCATCGTTGAAGGCTTCAATAACGCTGAACAAATAACATATCCTATTATCTTCAAGCCTACAGTAAAGACACCTGAAGAGATTAGGCAAGTATTGATGGAAGCCAACATGGATGATAGCTGTGCGGGTGTCATCACATGGATGCACACTTTCTCACCAGCCAAGATGTGGATTGCAGGGTTATCCATTTTAAATAAACCTTTACTTCATCTTCATACACAATTCAATCAGGATATTCCTTGGGATGAGATTGATATGGATTTCATGAATTTGAACCAATCTGCCCATGGTGATCGCGAATATGGTTTTATAGGTGCTCGCATGGAGATCCCCCGCAAAGTTATAGCAGGTTATTGGGAAGATATTCAGGTAAGAGAACGTATTGGGCAATGGATGCATGTTGCCAATGCATATGTAGCAAGCCGTAACTTGAAAGTAGCACGCTTTGGAGATAACATGCGCCAAGTTGCTGTGACAGAAGGGGATAAAGTTGAAGCACAGATAAAATTTGGTTGGGAAGTTCACGGTTATGGTGTTGGTGATTTAGCAGCTATTGTTAACCAAGTTACTGATGCTCAAGTCGATGAACTTATGAAAGAATACTATGAATTATATACTTTCCCTGAAGACGCTAGTGAACAGTTTATAGCTTCGGTCAGAGAGCAAGCTCGTATTGAGATTGGATTAGAAAAATTCTTAGTTGATGGCGGTTTCGGCGCATTTACAACAACCTTTGAAGATCTACATGGTTTTAAACAATTGCCTGGCTTAGCAGTACAACGTCTAATGGAGAAAGGCTTTGGTTTTGGTGGTGAAGGTGATTGGAAAACCTCTGCCCTTACACGCATGATGAAAATCATGGCTAATAATAAAGGCACTTCATTCATGGAGGACTATACTTATCACCTTAACCCAAGTAACCCAGCCATCCTTGGTGCACATATGTTAGAGGTTTGTCCTACCATTGCTAGCAAAAAACCTACAATGGATGTAAAGCCTTTAGGTATAGGTGGTAAAGAAGATCCTGCCCGCTTAATCTTTAACAGTAGAACGGGCTTGGCAGTATGTGCTTCACTAGTTGATTTAGGGCATCGTTTCAGATTAATTATTAGTCAAGTCAATGCAGTGGATGTACCACAGAACATGCCTAATCTTCCTGTTGCTAATGTAATGTGGCAACCTGAACCAAGCTTAGAAACAGCGGCTGAAGCATGGATTTACGCTGGTGGTGCTCATCATACTGTATTCTCATATAACGTAACAATAGAACAGCTCACTGACTGGGCAGAAATGTGTGGCATTGAATGTGTTGTTATTGACAGTGAAACTAGAATTGCAACATTTAGAAATGAACTGCGATGGAATGATATCTATTGGAAACTGAATAAGTAACGTCAAGTTAAGCCAGCCCAAAGGGGCTGGCTTACTCATATATGTTCAATGATTGATTAATCAATGACACGAACTGCACGAACCATGTTAAATACTTTTTGCTCATCACCTTGAGGAGCATTTTCATGTGATGCAGGATAATCGTCACGATCTCCTGTTTTTGGATCACTTCTCTGACATCCTGCCCCATGAACATCCATAGCATTACCATTCATTGCTCCCATTCCTCTACCAAAAGCTAGATATACAGCATTGCCTCCAAATATCTTCCCATCTAGATGAGTTGTACTGGACCAATAAAAACCGTAATCCTCTTGACCTGAGTAATTTGCAACTGGTGTACAATAGAACATATCACTAATGGCTGCTGAATCTGTTGTATCAGGTGACTTATTGTAGTCAACTAAGCTTTGTAGTTCTTTGGCATCAGGTAATTTCCAGTCGTCATAACCTGCAAACTCTAGGTCTTCACACCATTCTAATGCATCATCCCAATCCATTGTACCGTCACTATTATCACCTGCATTGTAATAACCACTATCATAAGTCATCCACATAAGTCCTGTAGCTAAATCTGTAATGGTACCATCGCCGTTATTAACAAATTGGTTTTGACCATAACCTGTATTCCCTCTTACATAGTAGACATAGAATTCTTTAGTAATTGGATAGCCTTTAATACGACCATCTGCAAAATTAAAGCCGAATACTGTTGTGTTGTCTGACATCGTTGGTGAGTCGTAAATCGTACTTGTTGCCATTTGTGAGTCAATAAATCGTTCTTCACCAGCTGCATCACCGTATTCAAACTCAAAATAATCTGTATCTATATACGGTATTGATGTATCAGAAGATTTGCCTGTAACACCAGTAAATTGAACTAAAGAATAAAGCTCTTTAATAGTTGGTAATCGCCAATCGTCATAGCCCGCTAATTGAAAGTCTTCTAGATTATTAACAGCTTCTTCCCAAGTTATTTTTTCACCTGGGTCTTGCTGCCACATAAGCCCGGTGACATTATCCGTAACAGTACCATCACCATTATCAGTATAACTGGACTGATTACTTTGATAAGTCGCATCTTGACCATAGTAATCTTCACCCTTATCCGGCTCACTGATTGTTAAAGTGTTACTATAGTATGTTGTTTGACCTGTATCAACAATTGGATAGCCTCCAACTTTTGAGGTATAACCCACTTCAGCTAATAATTCAGCTTCTATTTCATTTGCCTCTTCTACACTTAGCATGTTACCTGAGTTAGTTTTCTCTCCCACACCGTTTTGTTGCATGCCTTGATTACCTGATTGCATGCCTGATCCTTGTTGCATTCCTTGATTTTCCGATTGCATACCTGGTCCTTGTTGCATTCCCTGATTACCTGATTGCATACCTGGTCCTTGTTGCATTCCCTGATTACCTGATTGCATACCTGGTCCTTGCTGCATTCCCTGATTACCTGATTGCATACCTGATCCTTGAGGAGGAACTAGAACTTCACGAAGTGAGTTGGCTTGGTCTTCTGTAATTATTCCAGCCTCAACTGCTCCAGTTAATAAATCTAGTCTTTGACCAGAAAGCCCAACTTGCCCATCAAGTTGTGGTCTATTTTCTTCCAAGTATTGCATCAGCTCCTCTGCTTCACTTTCTGATAATAAACCATTATTCACAAATTCATTTAGTACTACTTCTAGTCCTTTACCGCTATCTGATCTTTGTCTTTCCAATTGAGTGCTTCCTAATGGTCCATGAAAATCAGGTATGCTCCTAGCTCCAACGATAGAGCTTCCTAATATTAATGTAGAAATAATAGAAATCACTAACATAACTTTTATTTTTCTTAATTTCATAATATTGATCTCCCTTCAATAAATACTTGATATGATATCCTTAATTAAATAATAAAATATAAATGTGAGGATGTTGTGTTGAATCCTCATAGAAAATAAAAATGAAGCATACTCGTCCTAATGACCTCTACGCTTCAATCTTATTTCCTTTATTGAATTTATAGTAATCTTTATCTATTTCTTTTAATATAACTACTTGGCGTTATCCCATGATATTTTTTAAAACATTTAGAGAAGTAGCGGGAATCGCCATATCCACAATTTGCTGAAAGAATTTCTACATTATGTTGCCCTTTTTCAATGATCTCCTTAGCTTTAATCATTCGAGTTGTAATAATATACTCCCCTAGACTATCACCTGTTTTTGTCTTAAATAATTTACATATGTAATGATAGTTAAAGTTGAAGTGACTTACAACTTTATTAATATTACAATCCTGTTCATGATAATGCTCTAGTATATAGGATTTTATTTCATTAACTAATAAATCAGATTCACTAACTTCTCTTACAATTATAGCCTCCATTAAATCCTTAAAAAAACTATTCATCCATTCTATCAACTCGTCTAAGGTAAAAAAAGTAGCAATCTGTTCTCTCAACTGTTTACGATTCTGCCATTTCATAACCTTCGTACTTTGACACTCCATTGCATACTCATAGGCAAGGCTAAAGAGTTGTTGAACTACCGATTCAATAACACTTATTGAATACAAGTTATCTTTAATTTCTTGAAAGATATTTTTAATTATGTTCTTTAAATATTCCTCATCTTTTTTACGTAAACATAAGGTTAAAAGATGTCTCTCTTTGTCACTTATCCCTTTATGCTGGTAAGGATTATTGATAACCACATCTTTGCAGCATATAGGTTTATGGGTATCTAAAACAAGTCTATTAGCTAAGATATGTTGATTTTTTTTACTTATATCTCTTAAACATTGCACATCTTTAAAAATAGAACTTAAACATACGATCATACGACTCATGTACTTATTGTTGATTAAATTACTTAGCTCTATCAGTTTCTCCATAATGCTTTCATTGCTGACTTCTTTTATATCTTCAGAGCTTATAAAAAGGCTACACTCTTCATAACTAGCTACCCAACATACTCCTTCTAATTCTATTTCATCAATTATTGTGTAGATAACATCTTTTAATATATTAATATTCATTTCTATTGTATCTGCATCAGGTCTTTGATTGTTCATAAGCATCTGAAAGGTAATCAAACGTTTAAAACTTTTTGCTTGAATTTGTTTATTTATCTCACTATTTCCCGTGAATTCCACTAAATAATGTGTATCTCCTGAGAGCTGGGCAAGTATTTCTTCTCGTTTTTTACGTTTCCCAGGTAATATTTTGTTTCGTAACTTAATCAGCTCATCTCTTAATTCTTCTTGTGGAACAGGTTTTAAGATGTAATTGGATACCCCTAATTGTAGAGCTTGTCTAACATAATCAAATTCACTATAACCCGTCAACATGACGCAATGGGTTAAACTCTTACTAACCCTTAACTCTCTGATCAGTGTCAATCCATCCATTATAGGCATGTTAATATCAATGAGGGCAACATCAGGTTCTTTATCTAATATTAAATCTAATCCTTCTTTTCCATTATCGGCTTCGCCACAGAGTTGATAACCAAGTTCTTCCCATGGAGTAGTAACCCGTAATGCTTTTCTTGTATAGTATTCATCATCAATCAAAACAACTTTTAGCATTTGTCATCCTCCCCCACTGGCTCATAAGGTAAACGAATTGTAATCTTGGTAAAATAACCTTGTTTACTGGAAATTTGTATGCCATAAGCATCGCCATGAATCATCTGTATTCTTTGATGAATACTTCTAAGTCCAAAACTTCCCTCTACTTCTTTGCTGGCAATACTCTTATTTAGTAGCTCAATTGTTTCTGGTGAAATACCTATTCCTGTATCAATGACATGGATAAGAATGACTTTCCCTTCAACACAAGCTCTAATATGAATTGTACTTCTGCTTCCCTTAGGCTTTAACCCATGGTATATAGCATTTTCAACAATAGGTTGTAGTGTTAATTTTGGTATTTCCTGCTTTTCAATTCTGGCAGGTATATGGATTTTGAAATCAAGAATTTTGACATAGCGATAACGCTGTATCGTTAAGTAACTCTCCACAATCTTTTTTTCCTCTATAATAGGTATTAAATCCTGTCCTTGACTTAATGAAAGTCTGTAGAAACTAGCTAGACTCTGGGCAGCTCCTAGTGCCTCTTCTTTCATATCTAATTGAACCAAAGAATGAATCGTTCCTAGTGTATTGTACAGAAAATGAGGTTTAATCTGCGCTTGCATTAACAGAAACTCATAATTTCTAATGGCTTCTTGTTTATTCACTATATCATTAAATAACTTATCATTACGATCCATCAAATTATTAAAGGTGGTATTAAGAAGATACATTTCACCTTTCACTAGCTCATCGGCACGCTGATCTCTCTGTCCATTTTTTATATACTTCATAACTTTAACCAATTTTGTAATAGGCTTTGAAATATTATGTGACATATATCTAGATATAATAAAAGCAATTAAAGTATAAATTACACTGAAATACAATAAGAAAGCTCTAAACCTCTGATAGGAAGTTAATAAGGTGTCCATAGATACTTGACTGAGGAGATACCAATCTGAATTGGGTATTTTCTCAATGGCTAGATAATAGGATTGATTCTTTGTCTGAATAACAGCTTCTTCATTGGCTTGGAACTTATGAAAAGTTAGTTTTTCGATACCAATAACGTCAACTATGCTTTTGCCAATGATTTGATTATCGGTTGCAGATATAATTTCTTCATTTGACCCAATAATGTAGAACTTGCTGTTTTCATCATCAAAATTACTAGAGAATATATTCGAAAAGGTGTCTTCATCTATATACATAAAGACGGCTCCTAAATATTTTGCATTATACAGATGATAAACAGGTTTTTTTACTATGAAAAGGGATTTTGATGTACCTGCCATATCCATCATATGGTGGGGTGCATACCACTGAAGCTGTTGACTATTTTGTGAAGTTACTAAAGTAAAGGTATCCTTATTAAGCATACTCTCCACTTGTGAGTTTAAGAAAGGACTAATGTGTATAATGGAACCACTTTCTGTTTTAAAATCACAACTGATAATGTTTTCTGAAATACCAATGATTTCATTAATAGCTCTACCAAGGGTACGTTGTGTCGTATATAAAGAACGTTGCTCCTCTGGTAACTCTAGTGTAGATAGCAAAGCATCCTGAACACGTTTATCAATGGAAATATTAATAATAGAATCATTAATACTCCTCGTTAATAACTCCATACTGTTTGTAATAAGATTTGTTTCTTTCATAATAGATGCTTTTGCCTGTTCTATGGTAATCCTTTTAAATGCATAACCTCCAGCTAAACTAAAAATCACCATGGAACATAGCATAATAATGATATTGAAGAAAAAGATTTTAGTGGCTAGAGGTAGTTCTTTTATTTTATAGATCATTTTCATCAGCATCCCACCATTTTCATCATCTCATGTACTAATTATAGTATAATCGATTATGAAGGCTATAGAAACAATTATTTGATAGCTGAACCTGCAGTCAGCGCTTCTTCAATACTCTGACTTCCCAAGAGATAGATGATGATTGCAGGTATACTCGTTATGACTAATGCGGCACAAAGCATTCCCCACTCTGTTCCCCTTGATGTACTGAAATACCCTATGGCTACAGCAATAGGCCGCATTTTAACATCATCAATTGTTATGAATGCCATAAAGTATTCATTCCAAGTATAGAGCATAAAGACTATGATCACCACTGTACTTACTGCTGACTTAACCATAGGTAATATGATGCGTATAAAAGCACCAACTATACCGCAACCATCCATATACGCTGCTTCCTCAAGCTCTCTAGGTAAGCTGCGCATAAAGGCATAAAGAATTAAAATGCTCATTGGTAAAGCACTAGCTGTATAAACCAATATCGTACCTATGTAGGTGTTTTTTATACCCAAGTCACCTAATAAAACATACAGTGATAAGATAATAATGGACATGGGAACGACTAAACCTAACTGTATATAACGATAAATAATTTCACGTCCTCTGAAATCCATTCTTGATGTAGCATAAGCAAACAAAGAAGCCGTAACAACTGTCAATAAAATAGTTCCTATGGTATAGATACCACTATTCGTAAAATAACGAAAAAAATCAAAAGCGCCTATGGCATTACTATAATTAGCCAAACTCCAAACTTGTGGTAGTCCAATAGGATTTGCTATAACCTCTCTTGCTGTTTTGAAAGAGTTAATGATCATCCACAAAATAGGGTACAGGGCTGACAGAGCAAATAATACTAATAGTATATTAATCAATCCATCTAAAAGACTGGTTTTCTTATTCATCGACTCACTCCTAACACATTTCTATTTTTTCTCTTGCCACTAACTTGTTCACCAGTAATACCATAATAAAGGTTTCAATAGCAAATAGGACGGCTATGGAGCCTGCTTGCCCAAAATCCATTAATCTAAACGCCTTATAATACATCTGATAAATTAGCGATCTTGTTAGATCTCCTGGACCTCCATTAGTTAAGAGTTGGATCTGTGTAAAAATCTGCATGGTACCGGTTATGGAAATGATGAGAACAAACTTGATGACTTCCTGTGTTAAAGGTATAGATATTTTAATAGAGCGTTGAATAAAGTTTGCTCCTGCAACCTTAGCAGCTTCGTAATATGAATCAGGAATAGAGCGTAATGCAGCATAGAAATAAAGCATGTTAAAACCTATATATTGCCATAAGACAACAGCACCGATAATCCAAATAGCATAAGTCTCATGCTGTAGCCAAGGAATAATTAATTCTTCTAAATCAACTTTCATGAGTAAGGCATCTAAAATCCCCCAATCTGGTTGAAAGACCATTTTCCACATTAATGCTATAACCGCTATGTTGAGTACCGCCGGCATGAATACCGCTATTTTGAAATACTTTCGAAAACGAGGACCTCTTTCATTAATTAATAACGCAAGGATATATGAAAAAGGACCACAGATGAATAATTGTACTGCTAACATTTTCAATGTATTCAAGTTAGCATGCCAGAAAACAGGGTCTTTTAGAGTACTCATATAATTACCAAATAATAGAAATTCACCAAACTCAAAACCATTAAAAACAAAACCACTTTGGATAACCGTTGTTATCAAAGGATAAATAATAAATGATGTAAATATAATAAGTGCAGGTAGAATAAATAATATGATTACTAATCGCTCGTGCTTTCTTCTCATGTTTACTGAAGCCCCCTCTAAATAAGAGAGCCGGTAGTTTAACCGGCTCTATGCATTATAATGATTATTAGTATATAGCCTCCATGGACTTACCAAATTCTTCAGCAGTAATCTGACCAAAAATTAACTTTTCTAAATTTGTAACATATT from Vallitalea okinawensis includes:
- the araA gene encoding L-arabinose isomerase, with the protein product MNKSFWFITGSQHLYGEEILRQVANHSQAIVEGFNNAEQITYPIIFKPTVKTPEEIRQVLMEANMDDSCAGVITWMHTFSPAKMWIAGLSILNKPLLHLHTQFNQDIPWDEIDMDFMNLNQSAHGDREYGFIGARMEIPRKVIAGYWEDIQVRERIGQWMHVANAYVASRNLKVARFGDNMRQVAVTEGDKVEAQIKFGWEVHGYGVGDLAAIVNQVTDAQVDELMKEYYELYTFPEDASEQFIASVREQARIEIGLEKFLVDGGFGAFTTTFEDLHGFKQLPGLAVQRLMEKGFGFGGEGDWKTSALTRMMKIMANNKGTSFMEDYTYHLNPSNPAILGAHMLEVCPTIASKKPTMDVKPLGIGGKEDPARLIFNSRTGLAVCASLVDLGHRFRLIISQVNAVDVPQNMPNLPVANVMWQPEPSLETAAEAWIYAGGAHHTVFSYNVTIEQLTDWAEMCGIECVVIDSETRIATFRNELRWNDIYWKLNK
- a CDS encoding ribulokinase, with the translated sequence MDKKYTIGIDYGTQSGRAIVVDITTGQTLGEAVTPYPDCVIDEKLPRTDIKLDHDWALENPDDYVYVLQTAVPEAVKESGVSVDDIIGIGVDFTACTMMPVSKEGKVLCQYDEHKNNPHAWCKLWKHHAAQNEADQLNARAGERGEEFLARYGGKISSEWMIPKIWQILDEAPEIYDEAHTFMEAADWITMQMTGKDVRNSCTAGYKAIWHKQKGFPSKDFFKALDPRMENLVEEKFNAPILSIGSKAGELTEEMAKVMGLKPGIAISVGNVDAHVAAPAVKVTNAGKLLMIMGTSVCNILLGNEEKIVPGMCGVVEDGAVPGFYAYEAGQSAVGDIYEWFVTNCIPESYENEAKERGINIHVLLEEKASKLKPGENGILALDWWNGNRSCLVDTNLTGMFLGMNLQTKPEELYRALIEATAFGQRMIIETFRENGVPVNELYACGGLPEKNKMLMQIYADVTNMYIKISASKQTPALGSAMFGAVVAGSEPGGYDTIVEAAEHMAHLKDEVFSPVEENVKVYDQLFAEYAKLHDYFGRGENNVMKTLKKIKEEVQ
- a CDS encoding sensor histidine kinase, whose translation is MKMIYKIKELPLATKIFFFNIIIMLCSMVIFSLAGGYAFKRITIEQAKASIMKETNLITNSMELLTRSINDSIINISIDKRVQDALLSTLELPEEQRSLYTTQRTLGRAINEIIGISENIISCDFKTESGSIIHISPFLNSQVESMLNKDTFTLVTSQNSQQLQWYAPHHMMDMAGTSKSLFIVKKPVYHLYNAKYLGAVFMYIDEDTFSNIFSSNFDDENSKFYIIGSNEEIISATDNQIIGKSIVDVIGIEKLTFHKFQANEEAVIQTKNQSYYLAIEKIPNSDWYLLSQVSMDTLLTSYQRFRAFLLYFSVIYTLIAFIISRYMSHNISKPITKLVKVMKYIKNGQRDQRADELVKGEMYLLNTTFNNLMDRNDKLFNDIVNKQEAIRNYEFLLMQAQIKPHFLYNTLGTIHSLVQLDMKEEALGAAQSLASFYRLSLSQGQDLIPIIEEKKIVESYLTIQRYRYVKILDFKIHIPARIEKQEIPKLTLQPIVENAIYHGLKPKGSRSTIHIRACVEGKVILIHVIDTGIGISPETIELLNKSIASKEVEGSFGLRSIHQRIQMIHGDAYGIQISSKQGYFTKITIRLPYEPVGEDDKC
- a CDS encoding Lcl C-terminal domain-containing protein yields the protein MKLRKIKVMLVISIISTLILGSSIVGARSIPDFHGPLGSTQLERQRSDSGKGLEVVLNEFVNNGLLSESEAEELMQYLEENRPQLDGQVGLSGQRLDLLTGAVEAGIITEDQANSLREVLVPPQGSGMQSGNQGMQQGPGMQSGNQGMQQGPGMQSGNQGMQQGPGMQSENQGMQQGSGMQSGNQGMQQNGVGEKTNSGNMLSVEEANEIEAELLAEVGYTSKVGGYPIVDTGQTTYYSNTLTISEPDKGEDYYGQDATYQSNQSSYTDNGDGTVTDNVTGLMWQQDPGEKITWEEAVNNLEDFQLAGYDDWRLPTIKELYSLVQFTGVTGKSSDTSIPYIDTDYFEFEYGDAAGEERFIDSQMATSTIYDSPTMSDNTTVFGFNFADGRIKGYPITKEFYVYYVRGNTGYGQNQFVNNGDGTITDLATGLMWMTYDSGYYNAGDNSDGTMDWDDALEWCEDLEFAGYDDWKLPDAKELQSLVDYNKSPDTTDSAAISDMFYCTPVANYSGQEDYGFYWSSTTHLDGKIFGGNAVYLAFGRGMGAMNGNAMDVHGAGCQRSDPKTGDRDDYPASHENAPQGDEQKVFNMVRAVRVID
- a CDS encoding GntR family transcriptional regulator yields the protein MNVSNQPKYIQVTEYIKEYIRSGQLKEHDRMPSEYELTKKFNVSRHTVRKAIGDLVVEGWLYTAQGKGTFVSDRFTKGNGVSQRPKQLVGVITTYIKDYIFPEIIEGIDKVLADEGYSIILGNTNNQIEKERQCILNMLDNDISALIVEPTKSALPNPNIELYDELRKKGVPILFIHGYYSNLSSSYIVEDDVSGGYEVTKHLIELGHTRIGGIFKSDDMQGHLRYQGFLKAHRELDIPIQEGSILWYTTEDQKNFLSSQYYKDNFFQRVEGMTGLVCYNDQIAIKAIDRLNEKGIEVPEDLSVVSFDNSRMARMANLTTVAHPKGKIGKEAAKSILEMLQNKKLIKQEVLKTDIIYRESAKNIK
- a CDS encoding response regulator transcription factor: MLKVVLIDDEYYTRKALRVTTPWEELGYQLCGEADNGKEGLDLILDKEPDVALIDINMPIMDGLTLIRELRVSKSLTHCVMLTGYSEFDYVRQALQLGVSNYILKPVPQEELRDELIKLRNKILPGKRKKREEILAQLSGDTHYLVEFTGNSEINKQIQAKSFKRLITFQMLMNNQRPDADTIEMNINILKDVIYTIIDEIELEGVCWVASYEECSLFISSEDIKEVSNESIMEKLIELSNLINNKYMSRMIVCLSSIFKDVQCLRDISKKNQHILANRLVLDTHKPICCKDVVINNPYQHKGISDKERHLLTLCLRKKDEEYLKNIIKNIFQEIKDNLYSISVIESVVQQLFSLAYEYAMECQSTKVMKWQNRKQLREQIATFFTLDELIEWMNSFFKDLMEAIIVREVSESDLLVNEIKSYILEHYHEQDCNINKVVSHFNFNYHYICKLFKTKTGDSLGEYIITTRMIKAKEIIEKGQHNVEILSANCGYGDSRYFSKCFKKYHGITPSSYIKRNR